In Rhipicephalus microplus isolate Deutch F79 chromosome 9, USDA_Rmic, whole genome shotgun sequence, one genomic interval encodes:
- the LOC119164713 gene encoding uncharacterized protein LOC119164713 isoform X1, which yields MANMGEWLKEAKAYGNHDKVLECIGLEQFYQRLPEKVRFWVQDRPDVNTVTKAAELAEEFVTRRALGANSEPKREKFLLPNKAPFRKQPTSLAQKGEENNSSNHGASAEASKRKFEARKPAACFNCHETGHFAKHCPKEKVAFLSINEADENMKLLEPYMYDLTVNGKQCRVLRDSAATMDVVHPSFVQSGQYSGDCAWIRQAVEANSQCLPVAKVVLKGAFRTLETEAVVSPYLPPQHPYLFSNKSDQMPKEKGLTLGEGIVQALTRSKARALAARATFTEANKPQIDNGPGCELDTTVTNRLVREQAAEAVVAEATIPKGDDEPPPELEGVNYASLTEKIENAVAPKPIPGSTEDSTEGDTFQVLGNTKELCVMPTSNNFSRLLQVSPASLITEQKGDPTLKQFQDSSKEGIAKQNVRFQERSGILYRKYLDRRGVEFDQVVVPQAYRQDLLSLVHGESWSGHLGEKKTKNRLLQEYYWPGCFKDVERFVKSRPLDQSAQGAACCVEPPRNGEGGRALLTVAAASFAGGARGRGHTEETRGRATANAAFSRRFLAAE from the coding sequence atggccaacatgggggagtggctcaaagaggcaaaggcgtatgggaatcatgacaaggtgctcgagtgtatcggtctggaacagttctatcaaaggttaccagaaaaggtgaggttctgggtgcaggatagaccggacgtgaacacagtaacgaaagccgcagagctcgctgaagaattcgttacgcgccgtgccctcggggcaaacagcgagcctaaaagggaaaaattcctactaccgaataaggcgccgtttagaaaacaaccgacaagtctcgcacaaaagggtgaggaaaacaattcatctaaccatggggcgtcggcagaggcaagcaaaaggaaatttgaggcgagaaaaccggctgcttgtttcaattgtcacgaaacagggcacttcgcgaaacactgcccgaaagaaaaggtggcctttttatctataaatgaagccgacgagaacatgaagttgttagagccctatatgtacgaccttaccgtgaacggcaagcagtgtcgggttcttagagactccgcagccactatggacgtagttcatccgtcttttgttcagtccggacagtattcaggagactgtgcctggattagacaagccgtagaagcaaacagtcagtgcctccccgtagctaaagttgtccttaaaggcgcatttcgtacgttggaaacggaagccgtggtatcgccatatctaccccctcagcatccttacttattttcaaataagtcagatcaaatgccgaaggagaaaggtctaacgttaggagaaggcatagtgcaggcactgactagatcgaaggcacgtgcgctggctgcaagagcaacattcactgaggcaaacaagcctcaaatcgacaacgggcctggttgcgagttggacaccacggtaacaaatcgacttgtgcgagaacaggctgcagaagccgtagtcgcggaagcaaccattcctaaaggcgacgatgaacctcctcccgaattggaaggggtcaattacgcctcgttgaccgagaaaatagaaaatgccgttgctcccaagccgattcctggtagtacagaggatagcacagagggtgacacattccaggtactaggaaatacaaaagagttgtgtgtcatgccaacttcgaataatttcagtcggctgctgcaggtgagtcccgcttcattaataaccgaacaaaagggggacccgacgcttaagcaattccaggacagttcgaaagagggaatcgccaaacaaaatgtgagattccaagagaggagcggcatactctatcgaaaatatctagataggcgaggagtagagtttgaccaggtagtcgtacctcaggcgtatcgtcaggatttgctaagtttggtgcatggagaatcatggtcaggccattTAGGcgaaaagaagacgaaaaatcgtcttttacaggaatactactggcctggatgctttaaagatgtagagaggtttgtaaaatcacggccgctggatcaaagcgcacAGGGTGCGGCCTGCTGCGTGGAGCCGCCGCGCAATGGCGAGGGAGGACGAGCGTTGTTGACAGTTGCGGCCGCAAGTTTCGCGGGGGGCGCTAGAGGTAGGGGACACACCGAAGAGACGCGCGGGCGCGCTACGGCGAACGCAGCATTTTCGCGCCGATTTCTCGCCGCGGAATGA
- the LOC119164713 gene encoding uncharacterized protein LOC119164713 isoform X2, with translation MNLKSLRKSMLLLLARELNLEVSDSQRKPELIQAVLALGAEDDELSECVEEIQERQAAEAERKAAAAEAERKAAEAEADKMRKHELEMKRLELEISHNSRTGGSEASGTVERVRFKMTDLMRSYKLGEDIGLFLVNFERTCERQGFSQDTWPQRLLSLLPGEASEVIARLTKEEADEYSEVKSSLLKKYRLSAEGFRQKFRNAVKENNDSYPEFAY, from the coding sequence atgaatctgaaatccctgcgaaagtccatgttgttgcttcttgcaagggagttgaatctggaggtgtcggactctcaaagaaagccagagctgatacaGGCggttctcgcattgggggcggaggatgacgagctgtcagaatgtgtcgaggagattcaggagaggcaagcggcagaggctgaaagaaaggcggccgcggccgaggccgaaaggaaagcggcagaagccgaggcagataagatgcgaaagcacgagcttgaaatgaagcgcctcgagctagagattagccataatagtagaacaggaggcagcgaggcatccggtaccgtagagcgggtcaggttcaaaatgacggacctaatgagatcgtacaagctaggggaggacattgggctgtttctagtcaactttgagagaacttgtgaaaggcaaggtttcagccaggatacgtggcctcaacgcttgttgtccctacttccgggggaggcctcagaagtaatcgcgcgcctcacgaaagaggaggctgacgagtacagtgaggtaaagtcgagccttctcaagaaatacaggttgtcagcggaaggtttcagacaaaaatttcgcaacgccgtaaaagagaacaatgattcatacccggagtttgcttactag